One genomic region from Salvia hispanica cultivar TCC Black 2014 chromosome 2, UniMelb_Shisp_WGS_1.0, whole genome shotgun sequence encodes:
- the LOC125203831 gene encoding argininosuccinate synthase, chloroplastic, translating to MASISVGGNVQRKKLNKVVLAYSGGLDTSVIVPWLRENYGCEVVCFTADVGQGVQELEGLEQKAKASGACQLVVRDLQEEFVKDFIFPCLRAGAIYERKYLLGTSMARPVIAKAMVDVAKAVGADAVAHGCTGKGNDQVRFELTFFALNPELTVVVPWREWEITGREDAIEYATKHNVPVPVTKKSIYSRDRNLWHLSHEGDILEDPANEPKEDMYMMSVDPKEAPNEPEYVKIGIVEGLPVSVNGKELSPASLLTLLNEIGGKHGIGRVDMVENRLVGMKSRGVYETPGGTILFTAAQELESLTLDRETIQTKDFLALKYAELVYAGRWFDPLRDSIDAFMKEVTKTTTGSVTLKLYKGSVTVTGRESPNSLYRQDISSFESGSIYNQADAAGFIRLYGLPMRVRAMLEKGL from the exons ATGGCTTCCATTAGTGTGGGTGGAAATGTGCAGAGAAAGAAACTGAACAAGGTTGTGCTGGCCTACAGTGGAGGCTTGGATACCTCTGTGATTGTTCCTTGGCTTAG GGAGAACTATGGCTGTGAGGTTGTTTGCTTCACTGCAGATGTTGGCCAA GGAGTGCAAGAATTGGAAGGTTTGGAACAGAAGGCCAAGGCTAGCGGTGCGTGTCAACTAGTGGTGAGGGATCTCCAGGAAGAATTCGTCAAAGATTTTATCTTTCCATGCTTGCGGGCTGGTGCCATCTATGAGAGGAAGTACTTGCTTGGGACTTCAATGGCTCGTCCAGTTATTGCTAAG GCAATGGTTGATGTTGCCAAAGCGGTAGGAGCTGATGCTGTTGCTCATGGATGTACAGGGAAAGGAAATGATCAG GTTCGCTTTGAGCTCACTTTCTTTGCTCTGAATCCTGAGCTCACTGTCGTTGTTCCTTGGAGGGAATGGGAAATTACTGGAAGAGAAGATGCAATTGAATATGCTACAAAGCATAATGTGCCTGTTCCTGTCACTAAGAAATCAATCTACAGCAGAGATAGGAATCTGTGGCATCTCAGTCATGAG GGAGACATTTTGGAGGACCCAGCAAATGAGCCAAAGGAGGACATGTACATGATGTCTGTTGACCCGAAAGAGGCACCCAACGAACCAGA ATATGTGAAGATCGGTATAGTTGAGGGTCTCCCAGTCTCTGTAAATGGAAAGGAGCTCTCTCCTGCTTCTCTACTCACATTGCTGAATGAGATTGGTGGGAAGCATGGGATTGGCCGTGTGGATATGGTAGAGAATCGCCTCGTTGGGATGAAGAGCCGTGGTGTGTATGAAACTCCAGGCGGGACTATCCTCTTCACTGCAGCACAGGAACTCGAGTCTCTAACACTTGACCGTGAGACCATCCAAACCAAGGACTTCCTCGCATTGAAGTATGCTGAGTTAGTATATGCTGGCCGGTGGTTTGATCCGCTCCGCGACTCAATAGATGCATTCATGAAGGAAGTCACGAAGACAACTACTGGATCCGTGACTCTCAAACTCTACAAAGGATCTGTTACAGTGACAGGCAGAGAAAGTCCCAACAGTCTATACAGGCAAGACATCTCCTCATTCGAGAGCGGGAGCATCTACAATCAAGCAGATGCCGCTGGTTTTATCCGCCTCTACGGATTGCCTATGCGTGTCCGTGCTATGCTCGAGAAAGGTCTCTGA
- the LOC125206339 gene encoding uncharacterized protein LOC125206339, producing MMITHLVKFEGKIIETTVTNKANVADDWIQSIKRLLKQHQGLKIIGMGCKFIHHPILSMSNKTALLQLCFQTKALILQLLHIDSIPQSMMDFLSDSNTTFVGIDIRNNSRKLLEEHAVHVSRMVDIHFLAEKWFPVSYRGKPSMRALAYCIVGFSVRKCRSNANIKGDWESRILDTELVEQACVDAYTSYIIAHKLLKHG from the coding sequence ATGATGATTACTCACTTGGTCAAATTCGAGGGTAAAATCATCGAAACTACTGTGACAAATAAGGCTAATGTGGCTGATGATTGGATACAGAGTATCAAAAGGTTGTTGAAGCAACATCAAGGTCTTAAAATCATTGGAATGGGCTGCAAATTCATCCATCATCCAATTCTGTCTATGAGCAATAAAACCGCACTCTTGCAGCTATGCTTCCAAACAAAAGCCCTCATTCTTCAACTCCTACACATTGATTCCATTCCTCAATCTATGATGGATTTCCTCAGCGACTCTAACACTACGTTTGTTGGCATTGACATTCGGAACAACTCAAGAAAACTTCTAGAAGAGCATGCAGTCCACGTGAGCCGTATGGTGGACATTCATTTTCTGGCTGAGAAATGGTTTCCTGTGAGCTATAGAGGTAAGCCTAGCATGAGGGCTCTAGCTTATTGCATTGTTGGATTCTCAGTGAGGAAATGCAGAAGCAATGCTAACATCAAAGGAGACTGGGAATCGAGAATTCTTGATACAGAGCTGGTCGAGCAAGCATGTGTCGATGCCTACACGTCTTACATCATTGCTCACAAATTGCTTAAACATGGCTAG